In Salisediminibacterium beveridgei, one DNA window encodes the following:
- a CDS encoding ATP-binding cassette domain-containing protein produces MKIELDQVYKRFGKQQVAIKNTNLLLEGPSITGLVGRNGAGKTTLLHMIAGFLKPSKGTLMVNGEMPFNNIATATNVSLIDDGMTFPEGLDLGTILSFGASMYPNWNEEIAEGLFAFFEFDPKAKHDALSKGKKSLFNAIFGLAARTPITLFDEPTTGMDEETRRDFYRALLKDYLDEPRIMLVSSHHIEELEDLLEAVILIENGSIFLHETIPDLEEYSFSFTGPAVEVDEATADSTVLSEEAVGPNLKRAVLKRDLRTIPEPMVDRGLKVGHVSATEVCRALTKSRKGVVDDVYGKRE; encoded by the coding sequence ATGAAGATTGAACTGGACCAGGTCTATAAGCGCTTTGGTAAACAACAGGTCGCGATCAAAAATACGAACCTGTTACTTGAAGGCCCGTCCATTACCGGGCTCGTCGGACGTAACGGTGCAGGAAAGACAACTTTATTACATATGATCGCAGGCTTTCTGAAGCCGTCGAAAGGGACGTTGATGGTAAATGGCGAGATGCCGTTTAATAACATAGCAACAGCAACAAACGTTTCACTGATTGACGATGGCATGACCTTTCCCGAGGGGCTTGATCTGGGAACGATCCTGTCGTTTGGCGCTTCGATGTACCCGAACTGGAATGAGGAAATTGCGGAAGGTCTTTTTGCTTTTTTCGAATTTGATCCGAAAGCGAAACATGACGCGTTATCAAAGGGAAAGAAAAGTCTGTTCAATGCGATTTTCGGCCTGGCGGCACGAACACCGATAACGCTCTTTGATGAACCAACGACAGGAATGGATGAGGAAACGAGACGGGATTTTTACCGGGCGCTCTTAAAGGACTATCTGGATGAACCCAGGATCATGCTTGTCTCGAGTCACCATATTGAAGAACTGGAAGACCTGTTGGAAGCCGTGATTCTGATTGAGAACGGTTCGATTTTTCTTCATGAAACGATTCCGGATCTGGAGGAATACAGTTTTTCCTTTACGGGTCCGGCAGTGGAAGTGGACGAAGCCACAGCGGATTCAACCGTCCTGAGTGAAGAGGCGGTAGGACCGAATCTGAAGCGTGCCGTTTTGAAACGGGATTTGAGAACCATCCCGGAACCCATGGTAGACAGAGGCCTGAAGGTCGGGCATGTGTCAGCGACGGAAGTCTGCCGTGCGCTGACGAAAAGCCGGAAGGGAGTGGTTGATGATGTCTACGGAAAGCGTGAGTAG
- a CDS encoding GntR family transcriptional regulator gives MFQPDDTKPIYRQLAEWLETEILNGHFRDGDKVYSQYQLADMYTINPATAAKGLSILADEGILYKKRGLGMFVVGGAEDVIRQKRRATKVRTLARTYVQEAKHVKMTEDEMLALIRQMQKEESGDED, from the coding sequence ATGTTTCAACCGGATGATACAAAACCGATTTACAGGCAGCTGGCGGAGTGGCTGGAGACTGAAATACTGAACGGTCATTTCAGGGACGGGGACAAGGTCTATTCCCAGTATCAGCTGGCAGACATGTACACCATTAATCCTGCTACTGCAGCCAAAGGGTTATCCATTCTGGCGGATGAAGGCATTCTTTATAAGAAACGGGGTCTCGGGATGTTTGTGGTTGGAGGAGCGGAAGACGTCATCCGTCAAAAACGGCGGGCGACGAAAGTCAGAACGCTTGCCAGGACCTATGTGCAGGAAGCAAAGCATGTCAAGATGACCGAAGACGAGATGCTGGCATTGATCCGGCAGATGCAAAAGGAGGAATCAGGCGATGAAGATTGA
- a CDS encoding glycine/sarcosine/betaine reductase selenoprotein B family protein, which yields MIKQLKHWLFKLSANRSITKRDRTNAFVRLEKPMSEWNVAFLTTAGVHLKTQDGFDVDAGDPSVRMIPSSSSHDDLMITHTHYDTEEADKDVGCVFPLATLNTLASEGLIGSLAETCYGMMGYIPETDRLETESIPPILKQLKKEKVDVLLLSPGUYICHQSVGLIQQAAEEAGIATASLTQIPELTEKVTVPRALHIKFPLGRTFGQSGRTDLQRKIMIDLLEAVQNRKPEDEKIQKLPYRWRRD from the coding sequence ATGATCAAACAATTGAAGCACTGGCTGTTCAAACTGTCAGCTAACCGATCCATTACGAAACGCGACCGCACCAACGCCTTTGTCCGGCTGGAAAAACCGATGTCAGAATGGAACGTTGCATTCCTGACGACTGCAGGTGTCCACCTGAAAACGCAGGATGGCTTCGACGTCGATGCCGGCGATCCATCTGTCCGAATGATTCCATCCTCCTCATCGCATGACGACTTAATGATCACCCATACCCATTACGATACGGAAGAAGCGGACAAGGATGTGGGCTGTGTTTTTCCATTGGCGACACTGAACACCCTCGCTTCAGAGGGGTTGATTGGCTCTTTAGCTGAAACCTGTTACGGCATGATGGGTTATATCCCTGAAACAGACCGGCTGGAAACCGAAAGCATTCCGCCGATCCTGAAACAGTTGAAGAAGGAGAAAGTCGATGTGCTCCTGCTCTCTCCCGGCTGATATATCTGCCATCAATCCGTGGGATTGATCCAGCAAGCCGCAGAAGAAGCCGGGATCGCTACCGCTTCACTAACACAAATTCCGGAGCTGACGGAAAAAGTCACCGTCCCAAGAGCGCTTCACATCAAATTCCCATTGGGGCGCACGTTTGGGCAGTCCGGCAGAACCGATCTGCAGCGAAAAATTATGATTGACCTGCTTGAAGCAGTGCAGAACCGTAAACCTGAAGATGAAAAAATTCAAAAGCTTCCATACAGATGGCGTCGTGATTGA
- a CDS encoding TVP38/TMEM64 family protein, producing the protein MKQRLSLIAIILLAAGLIWFSRSYLDVRPEEMRNWILGFGVWAPLLFVILYALRPVIFFPASVMSLAGGLAFGALWGTVIIVIGATLSAALAFLIGGKLGDRFMKIREGSRTETIRKQMEQNGFVYVLIFRFIPVINFDAISYLASVAGVTFRAFMTATFIGIIPGTFAYAFLGASFVTLNPWQIAGAIAIFLVFMIVPIVLRKRLAGKIGLEEKKEELHEKV; encoded by the coding sequence ATGAAACAACGGCTCTCACTGATCGCGATTATCCTGCTCGCTGCAGGACTGATCTGGTTCTCCAGATCCTATTTGGATGTCAGACCTGAAGAAATGAGGAATTGGATTTTAGGCTTTGGGGTCTGGGCACCGCTCTTGTTCGTTATCCTCTACGCACTCAGACCGGTCATCTTTTTCCCCGCCTCGGTGATGAGTCTCGCCGGCGGCCTGGCATTCGGCGCATTGTGGGGTACCGTCATTATCGTTATCGGGGCCACCCTCTCCGCCGCTCTTGCCTTTCTGATTGGCGGAAAGCTCGGAGACCGGTTTATGAAAATCAGAGAAGGAAGCCGCACAGAAACCATCCGTAAACAGATGGAGCAAAACGGCTTCGTCTACGTCCTGATCTTCCGTTTTATTCCGGTGATTAATTTTGATGCCATCAGCTATCTGGCATCTGTCGCCGGCGTCACTTTCAGAGCGTTCATGACCGCTACATTCATCGGGATTATACCCGGCACCTTCGCCTATGCCTTTCTCGGAGCAAGTTTCGTCACCTTGAATCCCTGGCAGATCGCAGGTGCCATCGCGATCTTCCTGGTGTTTATGATCGTCCCGATTGTGCTGAGAAAACGGTTAGCCGGCAAGATCGGACTGGAAGAGAAAAAGGAGGAATTACATGAAAAAGTATGA
- a CDS encoding dihydrolipoyl dehydrogenase family protein has translation MKKYDVIVIGGGSGGLTVAAGAASFGAKVALIERKALGGDCLNVGCVPSKALIAAAGKVHKARQSEAFGLNVSGKVDLKAVMADVHAAISDIKGHDSKERFVEMGVDVFDGAASFLESDVVAIEGFGSIRGEKIVISTGSSPVVPPINGLNEADPLTNESVFQLEDLPDKLAVIGAGAIGSELAQAFARLGSDVTLIDMADTPLFREDFDIREAIQHALEEELTFIGGATLKKIDNGKKGGHKLNLEKDGQELEVKADRILVAVGRKPNTASLNLNFAGIEVDDKGAVIVDKNLRTTAKNVYAVGDVNGGLQFTHVAGVEGKHVVQELITGLHSAVSYQAVPWVTFTDPEVFHLGKTEKELRSEGADYRVLKQELSQTDRFIAERATTGFVKLLTDKNGRLLGAHAIGYGAGDFMQEAVGIMSRKEPAHSISNVVHPYPTHTEALKGASDQYWRSLMANGIVPYAAEKWMKLKRKR, from the coding sequence ATGAAAAAGTATGATGTGATTGTGATTGGCGGAGGTTCCGGAGGACTGACCGTTGCTGCAGGGGCCGCCTCCTTTGGTGCAAAAGTCGCCTTGATTGAACGAAAAGCATTGGGGGGAGACTGTCTGAACGTCGGGTGTGTACCATCCAAAGCCCTGATCGCCGCCGCAGGAAAAGTCCACAAAGCACGACAATCCGAAGCGTTCGGTTTGAACGTCAGTGGCAAGGTGGACCTTAAAGCCGTCATGGCCGATGTCCACGCTGCCATATCGGACATAAAAGGACACGACAGCAAAGAACGCTTTGTGGAGATGGGCGTGGACGTCTTCGACGGTGCAGCTTCTTTTTTAGAGTCCGACGTGGTCGCAATCGAAGGATTCGGTTCGATCAGGGGAGAAAAGATTGTCATTTCCACCGGATCCAGTCCTGTGGTACCTCCAATCAACGGCCTGAATGAAGCCGATCCACTGACCAACGAAAGCGTCTTTCAACTCGAAGACCTGCCGGACAAACTTGCCGTCATCGGTGCCGGTGCCATCGGGTCGGAACTGGCTCAGGCCTTCGCGAGGCTGGGCAGTGACGTCACTTTGATCGACATGGCGGATACCCCCCTTTTCCGTGAAGATTTTGACATTCGCGAAGCCATCCAACATGCGCTTGAAGAGGAACTGACCTTTATCGGCGGTGCCACCTTGAAGAAAATTGATAACGGAAAAAAAGGCGGCCACAAGCTCAACCTCGAAAAAGACGGCCAGGAGCTGGAGGTTAAGGCGGACCGGATTCTCGTCGCGGTCGGCCGAAAGCCGAATACGGCCTCCCTGAACCTGAACTTCGCCGGGATTGAAGTGGATGATAAAGGAGCTGTGATTGTCGATAAAAACCTTCGGACAACGGCGAAAAACGTCTATGCCGTCGGTGACGTGAACGGCGGTCTGCAGTTTACCCACGTTGCCGGAGTGGAAGGCAAGCACGTCGTCCAGGAGCTCATCACCGGTCTTCATTCAGCTGTCTCCTACCAGGCTGTACCCTGGGTGACATTTACTGATCCGGAAGTGTTTCACCTTGGTAAAACCGAAAAAGAACTTCGCAGTGAAGGGGCGGACTACCGGGTCTTGAAACAGGAACTGAGTCAGACGGATCGGTTTATTGCAGAAAGGGCCACAACCGGTTTTGTGAAGCTTTTGACTGACAAGAACGGCCGTCTTCTCGGTGCCCATGCCATCGGATACGGGGCGGGCGATTTCATGCAGGAAGCCGTCGGCATCATGAGCCGTAAGGAGCCGGCCCATTCCATCTCGAACGTTGTCCATCCTTATCCGACGCATACTGAAGCGTTAAAAGGCGCATCGGATCAGTATTGGCGAAGCCTGATGGCCAATGGAATCGTCCCTTACGCCGCTGAAAAATGGATGAAACTGAAACGAAAACGGTAA
- a CDS encoding VOC family protein, giving the protein MIKGLAHVAMTVNNMEESLAFYCDKLGFEHAFDVKDQDGNPWIEYVKIAPKEYIELFHGGENKPDEPEKAIGLHHFCFIVDSVEKTAKDLEAKGVNLTVQPKRGLGKNWQCWTLDPDGNRIEFIEPDADSPHNQ; this is encoded by the coding sequence ATGATTAAGGGATTGGCTCATGTAGCCATGACGGTGAACAATATGGAAGAGAGTCTCGCGTTTTACTGTGACAAACTGGGGTTTGAGCATGCCTTCGATGTGAAAGATCAAGACGGTAACCCCTGGATTGAATATGTGAAGATTGCCCCGAAAGAATATATTGAACTGTTTCACGGCGGGGAAAATAAACCCGATGAACCGGAAAAAGCCATTGGGCTGCATCACTTCTGTTTCATAGTGGACAGTGTGGAGAAAACAGCCAAGGATCTTGAAGCAAAGGGTGTCAACTTAACCGTACAGCCCAAGCGGGGACTCGGGAAAAACTGGCAGTGCTGGACGTTGGATCCTGACGGGAACCGGATTGAATTCATAGAACCTGATGCGGATTCCCCGCACAATCAATAA
- a CDS encoding oxidoreductase, protein MTEQRFKAFVAKGDGTGDLEERATGELPAGEVLIRVAYSDVNYKDALALHPKSRVVSEYPAIPGIDLAGTVVASDDRRFDKGDQVICTSYTLGVGHDGGYSELARVPADWVVPMPEGLTAREAMLIGTAGFTAALSIHRMEQVGVTPDDGPILVTGATGGVGSMAIGMLKRKGFTVTASTGKLESEPYLRELGADDVIHRDTLIPEKPAHLKKMMWAGVVDATGGAPLAAILPAVKQNGAVALSGLTAGIEFSTSVMPFILRGVALLGVDSGFCPMNVREQIWQRTATDLYPEHLNNMLEEEVAMEELPRVMNRLLEGKAQGRTLVRIG, encoded by the coding sequence ATGACAGAACAACGATTTAAAGCATTTGTGGCAAAAGGGGACGGCACCGGCGATTTGGAGGAGCGAGCAACCGGAGAACTTCCTGCAGGAGAAGTGCTGATCCGCGTCGCGTATTCAGACGTGAATTACAAAGACGCTCTGGCGCTGCACCCGAAATCAAGAGTCGTCAGTGAATATCCGGCAATACCGGGTATAGATCTCGCCGGAACCGTGGTGGCATCCGATGACAGGCGTTTTGATAAAGGAGATCAGGTGATCTGCACCAGTTACACGCTGGGTGTCGGCCATGACGGCGGCTATAGTGAACTGGCCCGGGTCCCGGCAGACTGGGTGGTACCGATGCCGGAAGGACTGACCGCAAGAGAAGCCATGCTCATTGGAACGGCCGGCTTTACTGCAGCGCTTTCCATACATCGTATGGAACAAGTCGGTGTCACACCTGACGATGGCCCGATTCTTGTTACCGGAGCCACAGGTGGTGTCGGCAGTATGGCGATCGGAATGCTGAAGCGAAAAGGATTTACGGTGACGGCAAGCACCGGCAAACTGGAAAGTGAACCCTATCTCCGGGAACTGGGTGCTGATGATGTTATTCACCGGGATACACTGATTCCGGAAAAACCGGCACATCTGAAAAAAATGATGTGGGCTGGCGTGGTGGATGCCACCGGCGGCGCACCGCTTGCGGCGATTTTACCTGCTGTGAAACAAAACGGGGCAGTTGCCCTCAGCGGACTGACTGCAGGGATTGAATTCTCTACGAGCGTCATGCCGTTCATATTAAGGGGTGTAGCCCTTCTCGGTGTGGATTCAGGCTTTTGTCCGATGAACGTCCGGGAGCAGATCTGGCAACGGACAGCGACGGATCTGTATCCGGAGCATCTGAATAACATGCTTGAAGAAGAAGTGGCTATGGAAGAGCTTCCAAGAGTGATGAACCGGCTTCTCGAAGGAAAAGCTCAGGGGCGGACCCTGGTCCGGATCGGCTGA
- a CDS encoding trimeric intracellular cation channel family protein: protein MWEILNIIGTIAFALSGVLVAMEERYDLMGVYILGFITAFGGGAIRNLLIGVPVTELWDQGPLFITAVLVMTAAFLFPGILKWTLLKRGVFFDAIGLGTFSAQGALFAASMGLPLSAAIAAAALTGTGGGMVRDVLAGRKPLFLQKEIYIAWTLIPGVLIGSGFVTSDIGAFIIVVSVVLLRLASVVWQWHLPQRRLPVDEKTREPDD, encoded by the coding sequence ATGTGGGAAATTCTGAACATCATCGGAACCATCGCGTTTGCGTTAAGCGGTGTACTCGTCGCGATGGAAGAGCGATATGATTTAATGGGTGTTTACATATTGGGCTTTATCACAGCGTTTGGTGGCGGTGCGATCCGGAATCTTCTGATCGGTGTTCCTGTTACGGAACTTTGGGACCAGGGGCCGCTGTTTATCACCGCAGTTCTCGTGATGACGGCCGCTTTCTTATTTCCAGGGATCTTAAAGTGGACGCTTTTGAAACGGGGCGTTTTTTTTGATGCCATCGGGCTCGGAACCTTCTCTGCCCAGGGAGCTCTTTTCGCTGCCTCCATGGGGCTCCCCCTCAGCGCAGCCATTGCTGCCGCCGCCTTAACCGGAACCGGTGGTGGGATGGTGCGGGATGTATTGGCCGGCAGGAAGCCCTTGTTCCTGCAAAAGGAAATTTACATTGCCTGGACGTTGATCCCGGGCGTTCTGATCGGCTCGGGTTTTGTCACCAGTGACATCGGTGCGTTTATCATTGTCGTATCGGTCGTCCTGCTCCGGCTCGCTTCGGTCGTATGGCAGTGGCATTTGCCGCAGAGACGGCTCCCAGTCGATGAAAAAACCCGGGAACCTGACGATTGA
- a CDS encoding DUF1836 domain-containing protein: MTEANHNNLGRMIRQEDIPQIDLYMDQVIQLFEQVFGDTKRHDGDKIMTKTMINNYAKGGLLFPIHNKRYTKEHIMLIALIYELKGVLSMNDIKAALYAVTEQRKELPLGDIYHHYLAIADDNAIRFMADFESEWERVKGHAEEMQADGDVQQVLMILSCINQSNLYRRMAENLIDGLEDPDQRDL, from the coding sequence ATGACTGAAGCGAATCATAACAATCTTGGTAGAATGATCCGTCAGGAGGATATTCCACAGATTGATTTGTATATGGACCAGGTCATACAGTTATTTGAGCAGGTATTTGGTGACACGAAGCGGCATGACGGGGATAAAATCATGACGAAAACCATGATCAACAACTATGCAAAAGGCGGGTTGTTATTTCCGATACATAACAAACGGTATACAAAAGAACACATCATGCTCATTGCACTGATTTATGAGCTGAAAGGTGTGCTGTCCATGAACGACATAAAAGCAGCGTTATATGCAGTGACCGAGCAGCGAAAGGAACTTCCTCTAGGAGATATTTATCATCATTATCTGGCGATAGCTGATGATAATGCAATCCGGTTTATGGCTGATTTTGAGTCGGAATGGGAGCGTGTGAAGGGGCATGCCGAAGAGATGCAAGCCGACGGTGATGTTCAACAAGTGCTGATGATTCTCAGTTGCATCAATCAGAGCAATCTCTACAGGCGGATGGCCGAGAACCTGATTGATGGACTTGAAGACCCGGATCAAAGGGATTTATAA
- the trhA gene encoding PAQR family membrane homeostasis protein TrhA, translated as MNTFIREPINSLTHWFGALLSIIGLTAMLIRASESGFTTLEITAVLIFGISLILLYTASATYHMIQAKDSVIAFFRRLDHSMIYILIAGTYTPFCLIALQGPAGWTLFFIVTAMAIAGVIFKLVWFHSPRWLSTGIYIGMGWMIVFFIVPLTSVLDTTGLILLVAGGVLYTIGGVLYAIKPNWSLLNAIGYHEVFHIFILLGSLAHFFSVYFFVIG; from the coding sequence ATGAACACTTTTATCCGTGAACCGATTAACAGCCTCACACACTGGTTTGGCGCACTTTTATCCATCATAGGCTTGACCGCGATGCTGATCAGGGCATCTGAATCCGGGTTTACCACTCTGGAGATCACTGCTGTACTCATTTTCGGAATCAGCCTGATTCTCCTGTATACGGCATCCGCCACCTATCACATGATCCAGGCAAAAGACTCGGTGATTGCCTTTTTCCGTCGGCTGGATCACTCGATGATCTACATTCTGATCGCTGGTACATATACCCCTTTTTGTCTGATTGCTCTGCAGGGACCTGCGGGCTGGACACTCTTCTTCATCGTCACAGCCATGGCCATCGCCGGCGTGATCTTTAAGCTGGTCTGGTTTCATTCGCCGCGCTGGCTGTCTACCGGGATCTACATCGGCATGGGCTGGATGATCGTGTTCTTCATCGTACCGTTAACGTCGGTCCTGGATACCACCGGACTGATTCTCCTCGTTGCCGGAGGCGTATTGTATACCATCGGCGGTGTTCTGTATGCCATCAAGCCAAACTGGTCTCTTTTGAATGCCATCGGTTATCACGAGGTGTTTCATATCTTCATTCTGCTCGGGAGTCTCGCCCACTTCTTCAGCGTTTACTTTTTTGTAATCGGCTAA
- a CDS encoding MalY/PatB family protein translates to MDFNQKIERKETYSVKWDRTEAVFNTKEQILPMWVADMDFRPPEGVLNALKERLDHGIFGYTYVADDVTDTVRNWLMHRHGWDVERGWISYSTGVVPSLGKTVLAFTDPGDKVLIQSPVYPPFFSMVKENGREVENCQLEETSEGYCIDFTAFEEAAAKPDVKLFFLCSPHNPVGRVWTKDELTQLADICLAHKVIIVADEIHSDLILEGYSHIPMASLSEDISHQTVTLSAPSKTFNLAGMQASFVIAANPDHRKKLGAVDKQQGHFTLNTMGILAMKAAYDHGEDWLNELNDYIKANADFVADELERLELPIHLARLEATYLLWLDCRELGLTDKELEKLFINAGKIGFNWGHTFGAGGEGFVRMNVACPRETVEKGIQRIQQAMASLEAASTNE, encoded by the coding sequence ATGGATTTCAATCAGAAAATTGAGCGGAAAGAGACCTATTCTGTGAAATGGGACCGGACAGAAGCAGTATTCAATACGAAGGAGCAAATTTTGCCGATGTGGGTGGCAGATATGGACTTCAGACCACCGGAGGGTGTACTGAATGCCCTGAAGGAGCGTCTTGATCATGGAATTTTTGGTTATACATACGTGGCGGACGATGTCACGGACACCGTCAGGAACTGGTTGATGCACCGTCATGGCTGGGATGTTGAACGGGGATGGATCAGCTACAGCACAGGCGTTGTGCCTTCTCTTGGAAAAACGGTGCTGGCCTTCACCGATCCGGGGGATAAGGTGTTGATCCAGTCACCTGTTTATCCGCCATTTTTCTCGATGGTCAAGGAAAACGGGCGTGAGGTGGAGAACTGTCAGCTTGAAGAGACTTCTGAAGGGTACTGCATCGATTTCACCGCCTTTGAAGAGGCGGCGGCAAAACCGGATGTGAAGCTGTTTTTCCTGTGTTCTCCACATAATCCAGTCGGCCGGGTCTGGACGAAAGACGAACTGACACAGCTGGCGGATATCTGTCTGGCCCATAAGGTGATCATAGTGGCGGATGAAATCCATTCGGATCTGATCCTTGAAGGCTATTCGCATATCCCGATGGCGTCTTTGTCCGAAGACATCAGTCACCAGACGGTTACCTTGTCTGCACCGAGCAAAACGTTTAATCTTGCAGGGATGCAGGCATCTTTTGTCATCGCTGCGAACCCTGATCACCGGAAGAAGCTGGGGGCCGTTGATAAACAACAGGGGCATTTCACCTTAAATACGATGGGGATTCTCGCTATGAAAGCAGCGTATGATCACGGAGAAGACTGGCTTAACGAATTGAATGACTATATCAAGGCCAATGCTGATTTTGTGGCAGATGAGCTGGAGCGATTGGAGCTGCCTATTCACCTGGCAAGGCTTGAAGCGACCTACCTGTTGTGGCTCGACTGCCGGGAACTGGGACTTACGGACAAGGAACTGGAAAAATTGTTTATAAATGCGGGGAAAATCGGTTTTAATTGGGGACACACATTCGGCGCTGGCGGAGAAGGATTTGTCCGTATGAATGTCGCCTGCCCCCGGGAGACCGTGGAAAAAGGCATCCAGCGGATTCAGCAGGCAATGGCAAGTCTGGAAGCTGCTTCTACTAATGAGTAA
- a CDS encoding sulfite exporter TauE/SafE family protein: MTFDLSIIQWLLIFFTALLIGLAKTGIPALGILVVTMMAMIFPARDSIGIVLPMLIIGDLVAVTYYRRSVEWKLLWRLVPWVLGGIVLGFLLLFTVTDSRAIEVILGIIISSMVVLQIKKEFSSSNSDQKVPRSRFFLVFMGTLGGFTTMIGNAAGPVMAIFFIAMALPKTQFIGTGAWFYLTVNLIKVPLLFSLGLISGNSLTLNAMMLPAILIGTAIGVRLVPLIPQQRFNQIVLLLSFAGALALLI, translated from the coding sequence ATGACTTTCGACTTATCAATCATACAATGGCTTTTGATCTTTTTTACGGCCTTGCTCATCGGCCTTGCCAAAACCGGCATCCCCGCTCTTGGCATTCTCGTTGTCACCATGATGGCAATGATATTCCCGGCCCGGGATTCCATTGGTATCGTGCTCCCGATGCTCATCATCGGTGATCTCGTTGCCGTTACTTATTACCGCCGTTCCGTGGAATGGAAGCTCCTCTGGCGACTCGTACCCTGGGTTTTAGGGGGAATCGTTCTCGGATTCCTATTACTTTTCACCGTCACGGACAGTCGTGCCATCGAAGTGATTCTGGGGATCATCATCAGCAGCATGGTCGTTTTGCAGATCAAAAAGGAATTTTCCTCCTCCAACAGTGACCAGAAGGTGCCGCGTTCACGATTTTTCTTGGTCTTTATGGGTACCCTTGGCGGGTTCACCACGATGATCGGCAATGCAGCAGGACCCGTTATGGCAATCTTTTTCATCGCGATGGCTCTGCCGAAAACCCAATTCATCGGGACAGGTGCCTGGTTTTACCTGACGGTGAACCTGATTAAAGTTCCTCTCTTGTTTTCACTTGGTCTCATTTCCGGGAACTCGTTGACACTGAATGCTATGATGCTTCCTGCCATTCTGATCGGGACCGCCATCGGTGTCCGGCTTGTACCTCTGATCCCCCAGCAGCGATTTAATCAGATTGTATTACTGTTGTCTTTCGCCGGTGCTCTTGCACTACTGATATGA